Proteins from one Nyctibius grandis isolate bNycGra1 chromosome 2, bNycGra1.pri, whole genome shotgun sequence genomic window:
- the IRS2 gene encoding insulin receptor substrate 2 isoform X2 translates to MASPAVLGLLPPLSSPPGPNLNNNNNNNQGVRKCGYLRKQKHGHKRFFVLRGPGGGEEAGGARLEYYESEKKWRNKSGAPKRVIALDSCLNINKRADAKHKYLIALYTKDEYFAVAAENEQEQEGWYRALTDLLNEGKAACQGSPRRHLASPFSASCSAAAASLAAAGEDLNYGLITPASAAYREVWQVTLKPKGLGQSKNLTGVHRLCLSARTIGFVRLNCELPSVTLQLMNIRRCGHSDSFFFIEVGRSAATGPGELWMQADDSVVAQNIHETILEAMKALKELSEFRPRSKSQSSSSSSSGGAAGPGGSGTSATHPITVPGRRHHHLVNLPPSQTGLLRRSRTDSLAAGASTKCTPCRVRTASEGDGCRVGSVAGSPMSPGPVRTPLSRSHTLSSGGGGARQAGKLLPVLAGGGLQSSRSMSMPASHSPPSTTSPISLSSSSGLGSEPAHPHHPQRPSSGSASVSGSPSDAGFMSFDEYGSSPGADLRPFSSSSTASNRSNTPESVAETPPVRDPGGGTDLYGYMAMERPPSGRLCYRPCPDSAAERGHRKRTHSLTTPCRQRAAPPQVSSASLDEYTLMRATFAGSAGRLFPSCQAGASPKVTYTPYPEDYGDIEIGSHRSSGSSSTNLGPPAAGGGGGGGDDDGYMPMTPGVAAALGQGSRGCDDYMPMSPTSVSAPKQILQPRAGVGGGSPGNGSSYKMSSPGESSPDDSGYMRMWCSSKLSVESSDGGLSNGDYINMSPRDRQHGPQAPSLIPPDFFFSPSGHGSSEPPKPGCYSYSSLPRSYKSQGLVKDSDQYVFMNSPGRMIPEEAVCGVGQSPAGTFAPSSHMVPSPLRHSRTESFLSQRCQRVDRPGRLSLETLRTMLPCMNEHPLPPEPKSPGEYINIDFGDAAIYSPPSLPTDSPASSLGSGTGQRRSPLSDYMNIDFGSQSPSRSGTVLVGSLEALSPDSSSTSQPDGRYLKVAVGVACSSSPSDRGDYTEMTFGMATTPPQPIVQKPENVRVTSPTAGVKRLTLSGVEAFILSSPPPDPNRGAKVIRADPQGRRRHSSETFSSTTTVTPVSPSFAHNPKRHNSASVENVSLRKSEGLEEEQGSSPMCRETSAGFQNGLNYIAIDVVDGTLANCDKARSKARHVLNGGINGVEMSAYASIDFLSHNLKEASAVKE, encoded by the coding sequence ATGGCGAGCCCCgccgtgctggggctgctgcccccccTGAGCTCCCCGCCCGGCCCCAAcctcaacaacaacaacaacaacaaccagGGCGTGAGGAAGTGCGGGTACCTGCGCAAGCAGAAGCACGGCCACAAGCGCTTCTTCGTGCTGCGGGgcccgggcggcggggaggaggcggggggcgCCCGGCTGGAGTACTACGAGAGCGAGAAGAAATGGAGGAACAAGTCCGGGGCGCCCAAGCGGGTGATCGCCCTGGACTCCTGCCTCAACATCAACAAGCGGGCGGACGCCAAGCACAAGTACCTCATCGCCCTCTACACCAAGGACGAGTACTTCGCCGTGGCGGCCGAGAacgagcaggagcaggagggctggTACCGGGCTCTCACCGACCTGCTCAACGAGGGCAAGGCGGCCTGTCAGGGGTCCCCCCGCCGCCACCTCGCCTCCCccttctctgcctcctgcagcgCGGCCGCCGCCTCCCTGGCCGCCGCCGGGGAGGACCTCAACTACGGGCTGATCACCCCGGCCAGCGCTGCCTACCGGGAGGTCTGGCAGGTGACGCTGAAGCCCAAGGGCTTGGGGCAGAGCAAAAACCTCACCGGCGTCCACCGGCTCTGCCTCTCGGCCCGCACCATCGGGTTTGTGCGCCTCAACTGCGAGCTGCCCTCGGTCACGCTGCAGCTGATGAACATCCGCCGCTGCGGGCACTCCGACAGCTTCTTCTTCATCGAGGTGGGGCGCTCGGCGGCCACCGGTCCCGGCGAGCTCTGGATGCAGGCGGACGACTCGGTCGTGGCTCAGAACATCCACGAGACCATCCTGGAGGCGATGAAGGCGCTGAAGGAGCTGTCCGAGTTCCGGCCCCGCAGCAAGAGccagtcctcctcctcctcctcctccggggGGGCCGCCGGGCCCGGTGGCAGCGGCACCTCCGCCACCCACCCCATCACCGTGCCCGGCCGCCGGCACCACCACCTGGTCAATCTGCCTCCCAGCCAGACCGGCCTCCTCCGCCGCTCCCGCACCGACAGCCTGGCCGCCGGCGCCAGCACCAAGTGCACGCCGTGCCGGGTGCGGACGGCCAGCGAGGGCGACGGCTGCCGGGTGGGCTCGGTAGCCGGCAGCCCCATGAGCCCGGGCCCCGTGCGGACCCCCCTCAGCCGCTCGCACACGCTtagcagcggcggcggcggggcccggcagGCGGGGAAGCTGCTGCCGGTGCTGGCAGGCGGCGGCCTGCAGAGCAGCCGATCCATGTCCATGCCCGCCTCCCACTCGCCCCcctccaccaccagccccatcagcctctcctccagcagcgGTCTTGGCTCCGAGCCTGCCCACCCGCATCACCCGCAGCGACCGTCCAGCGGCAGCGCCTCCGTCTCCGGCTCCCCCAGCGACGCCGGTTTCATGTCCTTTGACGAGTACGGCTCCAGCCCGGGCGCCGACCTGCggcccttctcctcctcctccaccgcCAGCAACCGCAGCAACACCCCCGAGTCGGTGGCCGAGACCCCCCCGGTGCGGGACCCCGGGGGCGGCACCGACCTCTACGGCTACATGGCGATGGAGCGGCCCCCGAGCGGCCGCCTCTGCTACCGGCCCTGCCCCGACTCCGCGGCCGAGAGGGGCCATCGGAAGCGGACCCACTCGCTGACCACGCCGTGCCGGCAgcgggccgccccgccgcagGTCTCCTCCGCCTCTCTCGACGAGTACACGCTGATGCGCGCCACCTTCGCCGGCAGCGCCGGCCGCCTCTTTCCCTCCTGCCAAGCCGGGGCTTCCCCCAAAGTGACCTACACCCCATACCCCGAGGACTACGGGGACATTGAGATCGGCTCCCACcgcagctctggcagcagcagcaccaaccTGGGGCCGCCGGCagcggggggaggaggaggggggggagatGATGACGGCTACATGCCCATGACCCCCGGCGTGGCCGCAGCCCTAGGACAGGGAAGCCGGGGCTGCGATGACTACATGCCCATGAGCCCCACCAGTGTGTCTGCCCCCAAGCAGATCCTGCAGCCCCGGGCAGGGGTGGGTGGTGGGTCCCCCGGGAACGGGAGCAGCTACAAGATGAGCTCACCTGGGGAGAGCTCCCCTGATGATAGTGGGTACATGCGGATGTGGTGTAGCTCCAAGCTGTCGGTGGAGAGCTCGGACGGGGGGCTGAGTAATGGCGACTATATCAATATGTCCCCTCGGGACCGCCAGCACGGGCCCCAGGCTCCCTCCCTCATCCCCCCagacttctttttctccccttcgGGGCACGGGTCCAGCGAGCCCCCCAAGCCTGGCTGCTATTCGTACAGCTCCTTACCCCGCTCCTATAAGAGCCAGGGCCTGGTGAAGGACAGTGACCAGTACGTATTCATGAACTCCCCAGGGAGGATGATCCCGGAGGAGGCGGTGTGTGGAGTGGGCCAGTCGCCCGCCGGCACCTTTGCCCCCTCCAGCCACATGGTGCCTTCGCCCTTGCGGCACAGCCGGACAGAGAGCTTCCTGAGCCAGCGGTGCCAGCGGGTGGACCGGCCCGGCCGCCTCTCTTTGGAGACCTTGCGGACGATGCTGCCCTGCATGAATGAGCACCCTCTGCCGCCTGAGCCCAAGAGCCCCGGCGAATACATCAACATTGACTTCGGGGATGCTGCCATCTATTCCCCCCCCTCGCTGCCCACGGACAGCCCGGCCTCCTCCCTGGGCTCGGGCACAGGGCAGAGGCGCTCCCCTCTCTCTGACTACATGAACATTGACTTCGGGTCACAGTCGCCCTCCCGGTCAGGGACGGTCTTGGTGGGCTCCCTGGAAGCGCTCTCGCCAGACTCTTCTAGCACCAGCCAGCCCGATGGGCGCTACCTGAAGGTGGCTGTGGGGGTGGCTTGTTCGTCCAGCCCGTCCGACCGTGGGGATTACACTGAGATGACCTTTGGCATGGCCACTACCCCACCTCAACCCATTGTTCAGAAGCCAGAAAACGTCCGGGtcaccagccccacagctggGGTGAAGAGGCTCACCCTCTCTGGGGTGGAAGCTTTCATTCTCTCTAGCCCTCCCCCAGACCCAAACCGGGGGGCCAAGGTCATCAGGGCAGATCCCCAGGGGCGCAGGAGGCACAGCTCGGAAACTTTCTCCTCCACCACCACTGtgacccccgtgtccccctcctTCGCACACAACCCCAAGCGGCACAACTCGGCCTCAGTGGAGAACGTGTCCCTCAGGAAAAGCGAAGGcctggaggaggagc
- the IRS2 gene encoding insulin receptor substrate 2 isoform X1, which yields MASPAVLGLLPPLSSPPGPNLNNNNNNNQGVRKCGYLRKQKHGHKRFFVLRGPGGGEEAGGARLEYYESEKKWRNKSGAPKRVIALDSCLNINKRADAKHKYLIALYTKDEYFAVAAENEQEQEGWYRALTDLLNEGKAACQGSPRRHLASPFSASCSAAAASLAAAGEDLNYGLITPASAAYREVWQVTLKPKGLGQSKNLTGVHRLCLSARTIGFVRLNCELPSVTLQLMNIRRCGHSDSFFFIEVGRSAATGPGELWMQADDSVVAQNIHETILEAMKALKELSEFRPRSKSQSSSSSSSGGAAGPGGSGTSATHPITVPGRRHHHLVNLPPSQTGLLRRSRTDSLAAGASTKCTPCRVRTASEGDGCRVGSVAGSPMSPGPVRTPLSRSHTLSSGGGGARQAGKLLPVLAGGGLQSSRSMSMPASHSPPSTTSPISLSSSSGLGSEPAHPHHPQRPSSGSASVSGSPSDAGFMSFDEYGSSPGADLRPFSSSSTASNRSNTPESVAETPPVRDPGGGTDLYGYMAMERPPSGRLCYRPCPDSAAERGHRKRTHSLTTPCRQRAAPPQVSSASLDEYTLMRATFAGSAGRLFPSCQAGASPKVTYTPYPEDYGDIEIGSHRSSGSSSTNLGPPAAGGGGGGGDDDGYMPMTPGVAAALGQGSRGCDDYMPMSPTSVSAPKQILQPRAGVGGGSPGNGSSYKMSSPGESSPDDSGYMRMWCSSKLSVESSDGGLSNGDYINMSPRDRQHGPQAPSLIPPDFFFSPSGHGSSEPPKPGCYSYSSLPRSYKSQGLVKDSDQYVFMNSPGRMIPEEAVCGVGQSPAGTFAPSSHMVPSPLRHSRTESFLSQRCQRVDRPGRLSLETLRTMLPCMNEHPLPPEPKSPGEYINIDFGDAAIYSPPSLPTDSPASSLGSGTGQRRSPLSDYMNIDFGSQSPSRSGTVLVGSLEALSPDSSSTSQPDGRYLKVAVGVACSSSPSDRGDYTEMTFGMATTPPQPIVQKPENVRVTSPTAGVKRLTLSGVEAFILSSPPPDPNRGAKVIRADPQGRRRHSSETFSSTTTVTPVSPSFAHNPKRHNSASVENVSLRKSEGLEEEQGSSPMCRETSAGFQNGLNYIAIDVVDGTLANCDKARSKARHVLNGGINGVEMSAYASIDFLSHNLKEASAVKGSTGRWKR from the coding sequence ATGGCGAGCCCCgccgtgctggggctgctgcccccccTGAGCTCCCCGCCCGGCCCCAAcctcaacaacaacaacaacaacaaccagGGCGTGAGGAAGTGCGGGTACCTGCGCAAGCAGAAGCACGGCCACAAGCGCTTCTTCGTGCTGCGGGgcccgggcggcggggaggaggcggggggcgCCCGGCTGGAGTACTACGAGAGCGAGAAGAAATGGAGGAACAAGTCCGGGGCGCCCAAGCGGGTGATCGCCCTGGACTCCTGCCTCAACATCAACAAGCGGGCGGACGCCAAGCACAAGTACCTCATCGCCCTCTACACCAAGGACGAGTACTTCGCCGTGGCGGCCGAGAacgagcaggagcaggagggctggTACCGGGCTCTCACCGACCTGCTCAACGAGGGCAAGGCGGCCTGTCAGGGGTCCCCCCGCCGCCACCTCGCCTCCCccttctctgcctcctgcagcgCGGCCGCCGCCTCCCTGGCCGCCGCCGGGGAGGACCTCAACTACGGGCTGATCACCCCGGCCAGCGCTGCCTACCGGGAGGTCTGGCAGGTGACGCTGAAGCCCAAGGGCTTGGGGCAGAGCAAAAACCTCACCGGCGTCCACCGGCTCTGCCTCTCGGCCCGCACCATCGGGTTTGTGCGCCTCAACTGCGAGCTGCCCTCGGTCACGCTGCAGCTGATGAACATCCGCCGCTGCGGGCACTCCGACAGCTTCTTCTTCATCGAGGTGGGGCGCTCGGCGGCCACCGGTCCCGGCGAGCTCTGGATGCAGGCGGACGACTCGGTCGTGGCTCAGAACATCCACGAGACCATCCTGGAGGCGATGAAGGCGCTGAAGGAGCTGTCCGAGTTCCGGCCCCGCAGCAAGAGccagtcctcctcctcctcctcctccggggGGGCCGCCGGGCCCGGTGGCAGCGGCACCTCCGCCACCCACCCCATCACCGTGCCCGGCCGCCGGCACCACCACCTGGTCAATCTGCCTCCCAGCCAGACCGGCCTCCTCCGCCGCTCCCGCACCGACAGCCTGGCCGCCGGCGCCAGCACCAAGTGCACGCCGTGCCGGGTGCGGACGGCCAGCGAGGGCGACGGCTGCCGGGTGGGCTCGGTAGCCGGCAGCCCCATGAGCCCGGGCCCCGTGCGGACCCCCCTCAGCCGCTCGCACACGCTtagcagcggcggcggcggggcccggcagGCGGGGAAGCTGCTGCCGGTGCTGGCAGGCGGCGGCCTGCAGAGCAGCCGATCCATGTCCATGCCCGCCTCCCACTCGCCCCcctccaccaccagccccatcagcctctcctccagcagcgGTCTTGGCTCCGAGCCTGCCCACCCGCATCACCCGCAGCGACCGTCCAGCGGCAGCGCCTCCGTCTCCGGCTCCCCCAGCGACGCCGGTTTCATGTCCTTTGACGAGTACGGCTCCAGCCCGGGCGCCGACCTGCggcccttctcctcctcctccaccgcCAGCAACCGCAGCAACACCCCCGAGTCGGTGGCCGAGACCCCCCCGGTGCGGGACCCCGGGGGCGGCACCGACCTCTACGGCTACATGGCGATGGAGCGGCCCCCGAGCGGCCGCCTCTGCTACCGGCCCTGCCCCGACTCCGCGGCCGAGAGGGGCCATCGGAAGCGGACCCACTCGCTGACCACGCCGTGCCGGCAgcgggccgccccgccgcagGTCTCCTCCGCCTCTCTCGACGAGTACACGCTGATGCGCGCCACCTTCGCCGGCAGCGCCGGCCGCCTCTTTCCCTCCTGCCAAGCCGGGGCTTCCCCCAAAGTGACCTACACCCCATACCCCGAGGACTACGGGGACATTGAGATCGGCTCCCACcgcagctctggcagcagcagcaccaaccTGGGGCCGCCGGCagcggggggaggaggaggggggggagatGATGACGGCTACATGCCCATGACCCCCGGCGTGGCCGCAGCCCTAGGACAGGGAAGCCGGGGCTGCGATGACTACATGCCCATGAGCCCCACCAGTGTGTCTGCCCCCAAGCAGATCCTGCAGCCCCGGGCAGGGGTGGGTGGTGGGTCCCCCGGGAACGGGAGCAGCTACAAGATGAGCTCACCTGGGGAGAGCTCCCCTGATGATAGTGGGTACATGCGGATGTGGTGTAGCTCCAAGCTGTCGGTGGAGAGCTCGGACGGGGGGCTGAGTAATGGCGACTATATCAATATGTCCCCTCGGGACCGCCAGCACGGGCCCCAGGCTCCCTCCCTCATCCCCCCagacttctttttctccccttcgGGGCACGGGTCCAGCGAGCCCCCCAAGCCTGGCTGCTATTCGTACAGCTCCTTACCCCGCTCCTATAAGAGCCAGGGCCTGGTGAAGGACAGTGACCAGTACGTATTCATGAACTCCCCAGGGAGGATGATCCCGGAGGAGGCGGTGTGTGGAGTGGGCCAGTCGCCCGCCGGCACCTTTGCCCCCTCCAGCCACATGGTGCCTTCGCCCTTGCGGCACAGCCGGACAGAGAGCTTCCTGAGCCAGCGGTGCCAGCGGGTGGACCGGCCCGGCCGCCTCTCTTTGGAGACCTTGCGGACGATGCTGCCCTGCATGAATGAGCACCCTCTGCCGCCTGAGCCCAAGAGCCCCGGCGAATACATCAACATTGACTTCGGGGATGCTGCCATCTATTCCCCCCCCTCGCTGCCCACGGACAGCCCGGCCTCCTCCCTGGGCTCGGGCACAGGGCAGAGGCGCTCCCCTCTCTCTGACTACATGAACATTGACTTCGGGTCACAGTCGCCCTCCCGGTCAGGGACGGTCTTGGTGGGCTCCCTGGAAGCGCTCTCGCCAGACTCTTCTAGCACCAGCCAGCCCGATGGGCGCTACCTGAAGGTGGCTGTGGGGGTGGCTTGTTCGTCCAGCCCGTCCGACCGTGGGGATTACACTGAGATGACCTTTGGCATGGCCACTACCCCACCTCAACCCATTGTTCAGAAGCCAGAAAACGTCCGGGtcaccagccccacagctggGGTGAAGAGGCTCACCCTCTCTGGGGTGGAAGCTTTCATTCTCTCTAGCCCTCCCCCAGACCCAAACCGGGGGGCCAAGGTCATCAGGGCAGATCCCCAGGGGCGCAGGAGGCACAGCTCGGAAACTTTCTCCTCCACCACCACTGtgacccccgtgtccccctcctTCGCACACAACCCCAAGCGGCACAACTCGGCCTCAGTGGAGAACGTGTCCCTCAGGAAAAGCGAAGGcctggaggaggagc